In Corylus avellana chromosome ca2, CavTom2PMs-1.0, the following proteins share a genomic window:
- the LOC132172718 gene encoding probable glycosyltransferase At5g20260 → MATFTLHSPLLIIPTSLLLFLVVLLAYISPLTQNLLSLHRSSSTSPQLLSPAPAPAQNVPPPPLTFTTNKISTHLKKKSSGTERIEEDLARARSAIREAIRAQNSTSDEKEIYVPRGCVYRNAYAFHQSYVEMVKRFKVWVYKEGELPMAHIGPMSYIYSIGGQFMDEMESGESPFMAPHPDAAHAFFIPLSVSKIVDCFYRLEPHVFSKRLGRIFIDYISVVANKYPYWNRSAGADHFMLSCHDWAPLIVKYEPKLYQNFIRVLCNANTSEGFKPIRDVSLPEFNLKGSHNPSLGPPRLGLPPTNRTILAFFAGAAHGNIRKMLFKHWKDKDEQVQVYENLPKEKNYHKLMGQSKFCLCPSGSEVASPRVVEAMYQECVPVIISDFYTLPFSDVLDWSKFAVFIPPKRIPEIKMILEGISQRRYLILQKRVKQVARHFELNRPAKPFDVIHMVLHSLWLRRLNIKLTQNVY, encoded by the exons ATGGCAACCTTCACTCTCCACTCGCCGCTTCTGATAATTCCGACTtctctcctcctcttcctcGTCGTCCTCCTCGCCTACATCTCTCCCTTAACCCAAAACCTTCTCTCCCTCCATCGCTCTTCCTCCACATCTCCACAGCTACTCTCCCCGGCGCCTGCTCCGGCCCAGAATGTACCTCCGCCGCCCTTAACTTTCACAACTAACAAGATTTCCACCCATCTCAAG AAGAAGAGCAGCGGGACGGAGAGGATTGAGGAAGATTTGGCAAGAGCACGATCGGCGATTCGTGAAGCGATTCGCGCACAAAACTCTACATCTGATGAGAAGGAGATTTACGTTCCCAGAGGATGCGTTTACAGAAATGCCTACGCTTTTCACCA GAGTTACGTTGAGATGGTGAAGAGATTCAAGGTGTGGGTGTACAAGGAAGGAGAGCTTCCAATGGCCCACATTGGGCCCATGAGTTACATCTACTCCATCGGAGGGCAGTTCATGGACGAGATGGAGAGTGGGGAGAGCCCCTTCATGGCCCCTCATCCTGATGCGGCGCACGCTTTTTTTATACCCCTAAGCGTCAGCAAGATCGTTGACTGCTTTTACCGGCTCGAGCCCCACGTGTTTAGTAAGCGATTGGGTCGCATCTTCATCGATTATATCAGCGTCGTAGCCAATAAATATCCCTACTGGAATAGGAGCGCTGGAGCCGACCATTTTATGCTCTCTTGCCATGACTGG GCACCATTGATCGTAAAATATGAACCTAAGTTGTACCAGAATTTCATAAGAGTCCTATGCAATGCTAACACATCCGAAGGATTCAAGCCCATAAGAGACGTCTCATTGCCGGAATTTAACTTGAAAGGTAGCCACAACCCCAGCCTTGGCCCACCCAGGCTCGGCCTACCGCCTACAAATCGCACAATCCTTGCCTTTTTTGCTGGTGCCGCCCACGGAAACATAAGGAAGATGCTATTCAAGCATTGGAAGGACAAAGATGAGCAAGTCCAAGTGTATGAGAATCTTCCCAAGGAGAAAAACTACCACAAATTGATGGGGCAATCCAAATTTTGCTTGTGTCCAAGTGGGTCAGAAGTGGCAAGCCCTAGGGTGGTTGAGGCAATGTATCAAGAATGTGTTCCTGTGATCATTTCTGACTTCTACACATTACCCTTCAGTGATGTTCTTGATTGGAGCAAATTTGCAGTATTTATTCCTCCAAAAAGAATACCAGAGATTAAGATGATCTTGGAGGGGATTTCACAGAGGAGATATTTGATATTGCAAAAGAGGGTGAAGCAAGTAGCAAGGCATTTTGAGTTGAATCGACCAGCCAAGCCATTTGATGTAATTCACATGGTGCTTCACTCTCTATGGCTTAGAAGGCTTAACATTAAGCTAACACAAAATGTTTATTGA
- the LOC132168776 gene encoding protein TRIGALACTOSYLDIACYLGLYCEROL 3, chloroplastic-like, whose product MVSLLGSALFPLTLSNGASQSARNAVSGGGRITSSCFKHMKKQRNVVCACMAPPRDLRRDESSATKFNDSFKSESLSSVREPEDDSDVLIECRDVYKSFGEKQILRGVSFKIRHGEAVGIIGPSGTGKSTVLKIIAGLLAPDKGEVYIRGRKRVGLISDEEISGLRIGLVFQSAALFDSLTVRENVGFLLYENSSMPECKISELVTETLAAVGLKDVEDRLPSELSGGMKKRVALARSIIFDTTQEAIEPEVLLYDEPTAGLDPIASTVVEDLIRSVHMKGEDAVRQPGQIASYVVVTHQHSTISRAVDRLLFLYEGKVVWQGMTHEFTTSTNPIVQQFASGSLDGPIKY is encoded by the exons ATGGTTTCATTGTTGGGCTCGGCTTTGTTTCCTCTGACTCTATCAAATGGCGCTTCTCAGTCCGCAAGAAATGCAGTGTCTGGTGGGGGGAGGATCACTTCGAGTTGTTTTAAGCATATGAAGAAGCAGAGAAATGTTGTTTGCGCTTGCATGGCGCCTCCACGGGACTTGAGAAGAGATGAATCCTCTGCTACCAAATTCAAT GATTCATTTAAATCAGAGAGTTTAAGCTCTGTACGGGAGCCTGAGGATGATTCTGATGTTCTCATTGAGTGTAGAGATGTCTATAAGTCATTTGGCGAGAAGCAGATATTGAGAGGTGTGAGCTtcaag ATTAGGCATGGTGAAGCTGTTGGAATCATCGGGCCTTCTGGCACTGGGAAATCTacagttttgaaaattattgCTGGACTTCTTGCTCCAGACAAG GGAGAGGTTTACATACGAGGTAGAAAGAGGGTTGGTTTGATCAGTGATGAGGAGATATCTGGTCTTCGTATTGGATTG GTGTTTCAGAGTGCAGCACTTTTTGATTCTTTGACCGTTCGTGAAAATGTTGGTTTCCTTTT ATATGAAAACTCAAGCATGCCTGAGTGTAAAATTTCGGAGCTTGTGACGGAAACCTTGGCTGCTGTTGGCTTAAAG GATGTTGAGGACCGGTTACCCTCTGAGTTGTCTGGTGGAATGAAGAAGCGAGTTGCTTTAGCTCGATCTATAATCTTTGATACGACACAGGAAGCAATAGAACCTGAG GTGCTGTTGTATGATGAACCAACTGCTGGACTTGATCCAATTGCATCTACTGTTGTTGAAGATCTCATCCGCTCTGTCCATATGAAAGGTGAGGATGCAGTGCGGCAGCCTGGACAGATTGCTTCCTATGTTGTTGTTACTCACCAACACAGTACTATCAGTAGAGCTGTCGACAG GTTACTGTTTCTTTATGAGGGGAAGGTTGTCTGGCAAGGAATGACTCATGAATTCACAACATCAACAAATCCAATTGTTCAACAG TTTGCTTCCGGGAGCTTGGATGGACCAATAAAATACTAG